Proteins encoded by one window of Bactrocera oleae isolate idBacOlea1 chromosome 4, idBacOlea1, whole genome shotgun sequence:
- the LOC106614214 gene encoding zinc finger protein 675, protein MMQKSNKVHVLEADDTSSTVYKLPVGGDQNRTTHRNKSAGGSKRKRGTTRRKKRRYTQIEEDEPEEELRLSNKKVCVICGNSQEIVDLSSNPIMKKTMASYCEGDDVNLDDCLSSLCITCVFKSRAVREVQNNIKVRLQGLGNGQLLKTSQCPAKKEENLDILEYSEDIDREGNIRLKNRDNRLMKTRTNGLCQYVQSSPETKRNLQASETSPRLLTAALTATVEPPPATNTPTFNHLQYTSLSKCIDINTVLDNSTEDADNKNTVQLTKYRLTEISGTTTSIQQLEAKGTDYNPAVTSSLLSTERIELLALANVPELPSSCSNSTHSHNGMNQSMLQVIRERSESVLITESGGKINNYKSASRPKARRVCRFCGNTYIRKDHYNKHIRRCRNQYSRSLPPLSANVTNKLDKSQTVPQVSAKRNLVNSVSRSASPTFGEAAKRTRQFHCTECQATMDNITLLRQHRATHLREYKCDMCYKKFNTLYEHDFHRIVCLAEKEVWHEQTLSEDEENTANDDKKSVVRSKRSVVKSTASRRVTRAQSRARTDIVEKPKNQPMVRRRLTVLTSVSRYVHGNNNSEDSDMDEDDDDDDVSIADSMDSRRRVYTGDWLERRNDSEVCELPDIQIDSEKEYDLYLLDRLKAQISAQEFTCLADNCDFFTDTLLNLMLHDYVHHFKSSWFYCQKCGSVFTSKVFLDYHLDRQNGGRFICYKCNEQFMFQHQLDLHLIYHTKQLNHTCDKCKCEFLSDEKLFQHTKLEHSNETDKNLIRIQSKATYASSRSPNDNEYLNGRQRKKYNVKILNMRLPYMPTKRPLELPGHKPYRRRIGVIEFENERNPNCCSCK, encoded by the exons ATGATGCAGAAAAGTAATAAAGTGCATGTATTGGAAGCAGACGATACTTCTAGTACTGTATACAAACTTCCCGTTGGTGGGGACCAAAATCGAACCACTCATC GAAACAAATCAGCTGGTGGCTCAAAGAGAAAAAGGGGAACAACGCGACGGAAGAAGCGCCGTTATACGCAAATCGAAGAGGATGAGCCTGAAGAAGAACTgagattgagcaataaaaaAGTATGCGTAATTTGTGGAAACAGCCAAGAAATAGTTGATTTATCATCTAATCCAATAATGAAAAAGACTATGGCCTCCTACTGCGAAGGCGATGATGTG AACTTGGATGATTGTTTGTCATCACTCTGCATTACTTGTGTCTTTAAATCAAGAGCTGTAAGAGAAGTACAGAATAATATCAAAGTGCGCTTGCAAGGCCTTGGAAATGGTCAACTATTAAAAACGTCCCAGTGTCCTGCGAAGAAGGAAGAAAATTTGGATATATTGGAATATAGTGAAGATATTGATAGAGAGGGCAATATCAGACTAAAGAATAGAGACAACCGTTTAATGAAAACACGTACTAATGGTTTATGTCAATATGTGCAATCGTCACCAGAGACTAAAAGAAACCTGCAAGCCAGTGAAACAAGTCCACGTCTGCTTACTGCTGCCCTTACGGCTACCGTTGAACCACCACCTGCTACAAATACACCAACTTTTAATCATCTACAATACACATCACTTAGTAAATGCATTGATATCAACACTGTGCTCGATAACTCCACAGAGGATGCTGACAATAAAAATACTGTACAACTTACAAAATATAGACTGACTGAGATTTCAGGTACGACAACATCAATACAACAACTGGAAGCCAAGGGTACGGACTATAATCCCGCCGTAACTAGTTCGCTCTTATCCACAGAAAGGATCGAATTATTGGCATTAGCAAATGTGCCTGAGTTGCCGTCATCGTGTTCAAATTCCACACACTCACATAACGGTATGAATCAATCAATGCTACAGGTTATCCGTGAACGTTCCGAATCGGTTTTAATAACAGAATCGGGTGGGAAAATCAACAACTATAAAAGTGCGTCACGCCCGAAGGCGCGCAGAGTGTGTCGTTTTTGTGGTAACACTTATATACGCAAAGATCACTATAATAAACATATACGTCGCTGTCGCAATCAATATTCCCGAAGTTTACCGCCATTGAGTGCCAATGTTACGAACAAACTTGACAAGAGTCAAACAGTGCCACAAGTAAGTGCCAAGCGAAATCTCGTGAACAGTGTCAGCCGAAGTGCAAGTCCCACATTTGGCGAAGCTGCTAAACGTACACGCCAGTTTCATTGCACCGAATGTCAAGCCACGATGGATAATATCACACTCTTGCGACAGCACCGTGCAACGCATCTTCGTGAATACAAATGCGATatgtgttataaaaaatttaataccttATATGAACACGACTTTCATCGCATCGTTTGTTTGGCCGAAAAGGAAGTGTGGCATGAACAAACACTGAGTGAAGATGAAGAAAATACTGCGAATGATGACAAGAAATCTGTGGTTAGATCCAAACGCTCAGTCGTAAAGTCTACCGCTAGCCGTCGTGTGACGCGTGCGCAAAGTCGTGCTCGTACAGATATCGTGGAAAAACCTAAAAACCAACCTATGGTAAGACGCCGTTTAACTGTTTTGACTAGCGTCTCTCGCTATGTGCATGGCAACAATAATAGTGAGGATAGTGATATGGAtgaagatgatgatgatgatgatgtttCCATTGCCGATTCAATGGATTCGAGGCGTAGAGTGTATACGGGTGATTGGCTAGAGAGGCGGAACGATAGTGAAGTTTGCGAACTGCCCGATATACAAATCGATAGTGAAAAAGAATATG ATCTTTACCTGTTGGATAGGCTGAAGGCGCAAATCAGCGCACAGGAGTTTACATGCTTAGCAGACAACTGTGATTTCTTCACCGATACACTATTGAATTTAATGCTACACGATTACGTGCATCATTTTAAAAGCTCATGGTTCTACTGTCAAAAATGTGGTAGCGTTTTTACCAGCAA agTTTTCTTGGACTATCATTTAGACCGGCAGAATGGAGGCAGATTCATTTGTTACAAGTGCAATGAACAATTTATGTTTCAACATCAATTGGATTTACATCTAATATATCACACAAAACAGCTAAATCATACCTGTGATAAATGTAAATGTGAATTTCTCTCGGATGAAAAATTGTTTCAGCATACGAAACTTGAGCACAGTAACGAAACCGACAAGAATTTAATACGTATACAAAGTAAGGCAACATACGCGTCTTCTCGTTCGCCAAACGACAACGAGTATTTGAATGGCAGGCAACGGAAAAAGTACAACGTGAAAATACTCAATATGCGGCTGCCGTACATGCCTACGAAAAGACCGTTAGAATTACCGGGTCATAAGCCATACCGACGTCGTATTGGCGTTATAGAAttcgaaaatgagcgaaatccaaattgttgtagttgtaaatAG
- the Fbxo42 gene encoding uncharacterized protein Fbxo42 isoform X1: protein MLKRRVMEGVGNEVAASNETRMAATKSDVVKDVYLVTKDTFIVEQKVKRDNDSMPELNGCRDELRSVQLDALPDEILEFILTYLPPYRDLESCRLVCKRWNSVVKNLVRRSKLNLHKGLIDYRLRWEIFSQQTAANVAECKNITKNLAIPPSPPPVIAGRFSHSAVRHGNSMYVFGGGSSSDTTFNDLWRFDLSEMSWERPLSMGSYPSPKGSASIVCWGEQLVLFGGWRYPSLHPPYQPWCLFDELHFYDLNSNRWTLRITLPSPPPMAGHSASVHGDRMVIFGGYQIADGVNSNSNETWCLNLNELKWWQPRFMGNTKPPPRYGQFQLVLDEYHLLIVGGCGGPNSVYSDAWLLDMSQELWLWRAIPIRNKKFGATHMWCNPACKIGTKLVVLGPTPNMPQDFQMMKQMRVPVGAYRRPVGGAQGDGGVGGAAAEMPAPRYGAVQQQNQNNLFDRQRLLGGGLQMAVVPPNPHPPLQRQQPQQQRLDNARLGGPDEQYFANRRAILQQNQQQQVNNIYNNNINGSHNNLQPRRGRLGNLHANSPANANAVEECNQNRPSCSNSTSSVPSTSPSPSPSPSASSSSGSRTNGTPSPRNGNEVIPGLNNSNDIEAANRLQRNLALRCRDNEPLLPKRFDELYEDPFRMAAFNVQNRPRSVSKDHNERIRRMEEKMNALRNSRRSAMVGEPKAIKEPSPKRIKRNVLSLFVCDLSAALDKDDPHLQWVEYKNYGVIPGAPERLILSTMVAGHGELILFGGVHKETLGEITHQVSNSVHFLSAPREII from the exons ATGTTAAAAAG GCGGGTTATGGAAGGTGTTGGCAATGAAGTTGCGGCTTCAAATGAAACGCGAATGGCAGCAACAAAAAGTGACGTAGTCAAGGATGTGTATTTAGTCACCAAGGACACTTTCATTGTCGAACAAAAAGTGAAAAGGGATAATGACTCAATGCCAGAATTGAATGGCTGCCGAGACGAATTGCGTTCGGTCCAACTGGATGCTTTACCTGATGAGATATTAGAGTTCATACTTACCTATTTACCACCTTATAGAGATTTGGAAAGCTGTAGACTAGTTTGTAAACGTTGGAATTCGGTAGTGAAAA atTTAGTTCGACGCTCGAAATTAAACTTACACAAAGGATTAATTGATTATCGTTTAAGATGGGAAATTTTTTCACAACAGACCGCTGCAAATGTTGCagaatgtaaaaatataacaaaaaatttggcaATACCTCCTTCTCCACCACCAGTTATTGCTGGACGATTTTCGCATTCAGCTGTAAGACATGGAAATTCGATGTATGTTTTTGGAGGGGGTTCCTCCTCTGATACTACATTCAATGATTTGTGGCGCTTCGACTTGTCAGAAATGAGTTGGGAACGTCCATTGTCAATGGGTTCCTATCCATCACCAAAAGGCAGCGCTTCTATTGTATGCTGGGGAGAGCAATTGGTGTTATTTGGCGGATGGCGGTATCCATCTCTGCATCCACCATATCAACCTTGGTGCCTCTTCGATGAACTTCATTTCTATGATTTGAACAGTAATCGCTGGACATTACGTATTACCTTGCCAAGTCCGCCACCTATGGCAGGACACTCTGCTAGTGTGCATGGTGATCGTATGGTTATATTTGGTGGTTATCAAATCGCTGACGGTGTGAATAGTAACTCAAATGAAACATGGTGCTTGAACCTAAACGAGTTGAAATGGTGGCAACCTCGTTTTATGGGTAATACAAAACCACCACCACGATATGGACAGTTTCAATTGGTATTAGACGAGTATCACCTGTTGATTGTTGGTGGTTGCGGTGGTCCCAACAGTGTTTACTCAGATGCTTGGCTTTTGGACATGTCTCAAGAGTTATGGTTGTGGCGTGCAATACCGATACGCAACAAAAAATTCGGTGCAACGCATATGTGGTGTAATCCTGCCTGTAAGATTGGCACTAAATTGGTAGTGCTTGGCCCTACACCAAATATGCCGCAAGACTTTCAAATGATGAAACAGATGCGAGTGCCTGTTGGAGCATATAGACGTCCAGTTGGTGGTGCCCAAGGGGATGGTGGTGTAGGCGGTGCAGCTGCGGAAATGCCAGCACCTCGTTATGGtgcagtacaacaacaaaatcaaaataatctcTTTGATAGACAAAGACTTTTGGGTGGCGGCTTACAAATGGCGGTAGTTCCTCCAAATCCACACCCTCCCCTTCAAAGACAACAACCACAGCAGCAGAGACTTGACAATGCACGTTTAGGCGGACCTGATGAACAATATTTTGCCAATCGACGTGCAATTCTgcaacaaaatcaacaacagcaagttaataatatatataataacaatattaatgGTAGCCATAACAACCTTCAACCACGACGTGGTCGTCTTGGTAACTTGCATGCAAATTCACCTGCTAATGCAAATGCTGTAGAGGAGTGTAACCAAAACCGTCCATCTTGTTCAAATTCTACTTCTTCAGTACCCTCGACGTCACCGTCACCGTCGCCGTCGCCATCAGCATCAAGTTCATCCGGTTCTCGTACAAATGGGACCCCTTCGCCCAGAAACGGCAATGAGGTTATTCCTGGTCTTAACAATTCGAACGACATTGAAGCTGCGAACCGTTTGCAGCGTAATTTAGCATTACGTTGTAGGGACAACGAACCATTGTTGCCCAAACGTTTCGACGAATTGTATGAA gaTCCATTTCGAATGGCAGCGTTTAATGTACAAAACCGGCCGCGTAGCGTTTCAAAAGATCATAATGAGCGTATACGTCGAATGGAGGAAAAGATGAATGCTTTAAGAAATTCAAGGCGTAGTGCAATGGTGGGCGAACCTAAAGCTATCAAAGAGCCATCGCCTAAGCGAATCAAACGCAATGTTCTATCGTTATTCGTTTGTGATCTCTCGGCGGCATTGGATAAAGATGATCCTCATTTGCAATGGGTAGAGTACAAGAATTATGGTGTTATACCTGGAGCACCGGAAAGGTTGATACTTTCCACAATGGTTGCGGGACACGGTGAATTGATATTATTCGGAGGTGTACATAAAGAGACGCTTGGTGAGATAACGCATCAAGTTTCAAACTCGGTCCATTTCCTAAGCGCACCGCGCGAAATAATTTAA
- the mip40 gene encoding protein lin-37 homolog: protein MKTPPQRRRGQNDIQQARGRFRNVLNDTLAGSDDDGNASEEDLPQRGRPPKHLANTIEREVQSPRSSRHSSLSPGKYITPTKRRKREEQTENDKSSSSSAQPTQKIQAESFVMKLFDRSLDLSKYTEQTALYPICRAWMANQPRNPNIRSYRDRRSPSPVERKSNAAELLEQLKRGEIRNVKSMPAPQRTDLPKIPILSRDVSSTKEIDEVVLGSNNLNKNELLEDHLIKWKTLKSSWLKQKCSYQKRYELNHLILKQLFKP from the coding sequence ATGAAAACTCCGCCGCAACGTAGAAGAgggcaaaatgatattcaacaAGCGAGGGGACGTTTTAGAAATGTGCTAAACGACACATTGGCCGGTTCAGATGATGATGGAAATGCTAGTGAGGAAGATTTACCGCAACGTGGACGTCCGCCAAAGCACTTAGCTAATACTATCGAAAGGGAAGTCCAGTCACCACGTAGCTCTCGACATAGCAGCTTGTCACCAGGAAAATACATAACACCAACAAAGCGCAGAAAGCGTGAAGAGCAAACTGAGAATGATaagtcatcatcatcatcagcacAACCAACACAAAAAATACAAGCAGAGAGTTTTGTTATGAAACTATTTGATCGCAGTCTTGATCTTTCAAAGTATACGGAACAAACAGCATTATATCCCATATGTCGTGCTTGGATGGCGAATCAACCACGTAATCCAAATATACGCAGTTATCGTGATAGGCGATCACCATCGCCAGTTGAAAGAAAAAGTAATGCTGCTGAGTTACTTGAACAGTTAAAAAGAGGTGAGATTCGGAATGTGAAGTCAATGCCAGCACCCCAACGAACTGATCTGCCAAAAATACCCATACTGAGTCGCGATGTTTCAAGTACAAAAGAAATCGACGAAGTAGTTTTAGGAAGtaataatttgaacaaaaatgaaCTTCTGGAAGATCATCTGATTAAGTGGAAGACACTCAAATCTAGTTGGCTTAAACAGAAATGTAGTTACCAGAAACGTTATGAACTCAACCATTTGATCTTAAAACAGCTTTTCAAGCCCTAA
- the Fbxo42 gene encoding uncharacterized protein Fbxo42 isoform X2: protein MEGVGNEVAASNETRMAATKSDVVKDVYLVTKDTFIVEQKVKRDNDSMPELNGCRDELRSVQLDALPDEILEFILTYLPPYRDLESCRLVCKRWNSVVKNLVRRSKLNLHKGLIDYRLRWEIFSQQTAANVAECKNITKNLAIPPSPPPVIAGRFSHSAVRHGNSMYVFGGGSSSDTTFNDLWRFDLSEMSWERPLSMGSYPSPKGSASIVCWGEQLVLFGGWRYPSLHPPYQPWCLFDELHFYDLNSNRWTLRITLPSPPPMAGHSASVHGDRMVIFGGYQIADGVNSNSNETWCLNLNELKWWQPRFMGNTKPPPRYGQFQLVLDEYHLLIVGGCGGPNSVYSDAWLLDMSQELWLWRAIPIRNKKFGATHMWCNPACKIGTKLVVLGPTPNMPQDFQMMKQMRVPVGAYRRPVGGAQGDGGVGGAAAEMPAPRYGAVQQQNQNNLFDRQRLLGGGLQMAVVPPNPHPPLQRQQPQQQRLDNARLGGPDEQYFANRRAILQQNQQQQVNNIYNNNINGSHNNLQPRRGRLGNLHANSPANANAVEECNQNRPSCSNSTSSVPSTSPSPSPSPSASSSSGSRTNGTPSPRNGNEVIPGLNNSNDIEAANRLQRNLALRCRDNEPLLPKRFDELYEDPFRMAAFNVQNRPRSVSKDHNERIRRMEEKMNALRNSRRSAMVGEPKAIKEPSPKRIKRNVLSLFVCDLSAALDKDDPHLQWVEYKNYGVIPGAPERLILSTMVAGHGELILFGGVHKETLGEITHQVSNSVHFLSAPREII, encoded by the exons ATGGAAGGTGTTGGCAATGAAGTTGCGGCTTCAAATGAAACGCGAATGGCAGCAACAAAAAGTGACGTAGTCAAGGATGTGTATTTAGTCACCAAGGACACTTTCATTGTCGAACAAAAAGTGAAAAGGGATAATGACTCAATGCCAGAATTGAATGGCTGCCGAGACGAATTGCGTTCGGTCCAACTGGATGCTTTACCTGATGAGATATTAGAGTTCATACTTACCTATTTACCACCTTATAGAGATTTGGAAAGCTGTAGACTAGTTTGTAAACGTTGGAATTCGGTAGTGAAAA atTTAGTTCGACGCTCGAAATTAAACTTACACAAAGGATTAATTGATTATCGTTTAAGATGGGAAATTTTTTCACAACAGACCGCTGCAAATGTTGCagaatgtaaaaatataacaaaaaatttggcaATACCTCCTTCTCCACCACCAGTTATTGCTGGACGATTTTCGCATTCAGCTGTAAGACATGGAAATTCGATGTATGTTTTTGGAGGGGGTTCCTCCTCTGATACTACATTCAATGATTTGTGGCGCTTCGACTTGTCAGAAATGAGTTGGGAACGTCCATTGTCAATGGGTTCCTATCCATCACCAAAAGGCAGCGCTTCTATTGTATGCTGGGGAGAGCAATTGGTGTTATTTGGCGGATGGCGGTATCCATCTCTGCATCCACCATATCAACCTTGGTGCCTCTTCGATGAACTTCATTTCTATGATTTGAACAGTAATCGCTGGACATTACGTATTACCTTGCCAAGTCCGCCACCTATGGCAGGACACTCTGCTAGTGTGCATGGTGATCGTATGGTTATATTTGGTGGTTATCAAATCGCTGACGGTGTGAATAGTAACTCAAATGAAACATGGTGCTTGAACCTAAACGAGTTGAAATGGTGGCAACCTCGTTTTATGGGTAATACAAAACCACCACCACGATATGGACAGTTTCAATTGGTATTAGACGAGTATCACCTGTTGATTGTTGGTGGTTGCGGTGGTCCCAACAGTGTTTACTCAGATGCTTGGCTTTTGGACATGTCTCAAGAGTTATGGTTGTGGCGTGCAATACCGATACGCAACAAAAAATTCGGTGCAACGCATATGTGGTGTAATCCTGCCTGTAAGATTGGCACTAAATTGGTAGTGCTTGGCCCTACACCAAATATGCCGCAAGACTTTCAAATGATGAAACAGATGCGAGTGCCTGTTGGAGCATATAGACGTCCAGTTGGTGGTGCCCAAGGGGATGGTGGTGTAGGCGGTGCAGCTGCGGAAATGCCAGCACCTCGTTATGGtgcagtacaacaacaaaatcaaaataatctcTTTGATAGACAAAGACTTTTGGGTGGCGGCTTACAAATGGCGGTAGTTCCTCCAAATCCACACCCTCCCCTTCAAAGACAACAACCACAGCAGCAGAGACTTGACAATGCACGTTTAGGCGGACCTGATGAACAATATTTTGCCAATCGACGTGCAATTCTgcaacaaaatcaacaacagcaagttaataatatatataataacaatattaatgGTAGCCATAACAACCTTCAACCACGACGTGGTCGTCTTGGTAACTTGCATGCAAATTCACCTGCTAATGCAAATGCTGTAGAGGAGTGTAACCAAAACCGTCCATCTTGTTCAAATTCTACTTCTTCAGTACCCTCGACGTCACCGTCACCGTCGCCGTCGCCATCAGCATCAAGTTCATCCGGTTCTCGTACAAATGGGACCCCTTCGCCCAGAAACGGCAATGAGGTTATTCCTGGTCTTAACAATTCGAACGACATTGAAGCTGCGAACCGTTTGCAGCGTAATTTAGCATTACGTTGTAGGGACAACGAACCATTGTTGCCCAAACGTTTCGACGAATTGTATGAA gaTCCATTTCGAATGGCAGCGTTTAATGTACAAAACCGGCCGCGTAGCGTTTCAAAAGATCATAATGAGCGTATACGTCGAATGGAGGAAAAGATGAATGCTTTAAGAAATTCAAGGCGTAGTGCAATGGTGGGCGAACCTAAAGCTATCAAAGAGCCATCGCCTAAGCGAATCAAACGCAATGTTCTATCGTTATTCGTTTGTGATCTCTCGGCGGCATTGGATAAAGATGATCCTCATTTGCAATGGGTAGAGTACAAGAATTATGGTGTTATACCTGGAGCACCGGAAAGGTTGATACTTTCCACAATGGTTGCGGGACACGGTGAATTGATATTATTCGGAGGTGTACATAAAGAGACGCTTGGTGAGATAACGCATCAAGTTTCAAACTCGGTCCATTTCCTAAGCGCACCGCGCGAAATAATTTAA
- the Fkbp12 gene encoding peptidyl-prolyl cis-trans isomerase Fkbp12, with the protein MGVQVVPISPGDGSTFPKTGQVVSVHYTGTLDNGTKFDSSRDRNKPFKFTLGRGEVIRGWDEGVAQLSVGQRAKLICSPDYAYGSRGHPGVIPPNATLTFDVELLKVE; encoded by the exons atGGGCGTGCAAGTAGTACCTATTTCTCCCGGTGATG GTAGCACATTCCCAAAAACTGGACAGGTGGTGTCTGTGCATTACACTGGAACATTAGACAATGGCACTAAGTTCGATTCTTCACGTGACCGCAATAAGCCTTTCAAGTTTACACTTGGCAGAGGTGAAGTAATTCGTGGTTGGGATGAAGGAGTTGCCCAGCTTTCTGTCGGTCAACGCGCGAAACTCATCTGCTCGCCGGATTATGCCTACGGAAGTCGGGGACATCCAGGCGTTATTCCACCAAATGCTACTCTAACTTTTGATGTTGAATTATTAAAGGTTGAGTAA
- the rib gene encoding broad-complex core protein gives MGGPHPALPPTIEGQTYCLRWNNHKSNLVEILDALIKVESYVDCTIVVDDQVQFKAHRVVLAANSPYFQAILQDVPMDHCSIIFPGVKAFEMRALLDYMYTGEVNVTQSQIPTIMRIAEELEVKGLFDMADLKEKFNKLSEEHADRASHGYPYAAASTSGLTAPYAMATSSSAAQGLPSVVHNGKDHHGADLPMPSQHNSSSVISTSSHISPSAAASSTSSPPYTNYKSPYTNLYTKSPGPSNGGGATGNVSGLGQTKSANTPQTPTHSQTTQPPNADHAQWPLSPSAAVGMLGSVYDSVPDNPLKRKKLSSMTSMLMNRDTPILRNVLAQANPADSSQPISFSMPIASKTDNKSNTDKNSPHAGSMGGHNNNQGQHFNGTDFGSDKKYHDEPHSPYTDRSFDDDAYEAKGNYGGSFSSNSNQKPEWKRYKQYTRSDIMSAIQCVREGMSALQASRKFGVPSRTLYDKVKKLGITTGRPMNRTMKRSPSNVDSTAAFSYPHAYGAEPLMSSMHEGRNDEREPKDHHRAEHHHMPPQLPHSLLDHALLQQALESRGGDIAGRGALLLAAAAHAAANRISTSPGPNGSSAMRSPSPPNYGRKYGRGSEHDFAVERDGRRRERGRDRDMDCSRDNERHMLENELEQERERERELTNESEREREYEREQREFERKRTREYERDMEREHARGRKRASRRRSHDDEETTAQVEDLSVARRNCLSPAPTESPYRRARSPSYSPPPQPQPPSASTQSTALECSSGVIKLATATAVAVAATTADNSRCSSRSSNGLTMADNISNEEYNNETSATLEAATTMTAIKREIISSDDGRTD, from the exons ATGGGTGGGCCACACCCGGCTTTACCGCCGACCATTGAGGGTCAAACATATTGCTTACGTTGGAATAATCACAAATCGAATCTTGTAGAGATTCTTGATGCTCTCATAAAGGTTGAGAGCTATGTGGACTGCACAATTGTTGTCGATGATCAAGTGCAATTCAAAGCGCATCGTGTGGTACTTGCCGCCAACTCGCCATATTTCCAGGCCATACTGCAGGATGTACCGATGGATCATTGCAGCATTATATTTCCCGGTGTCAAAGCGTTTGAAATGCGTGCACTACTGGATTATATGTACACCGGTGAAGTGAATGTAACACAAAGTCAGATACCCACAATAATGCGTATTGCCGAGGAGCTGGAGGTGAAAGGACTTTTCGATATGGCCGATCTAAAGGAGAAGTTCAACAAATTGAGCGAAGAACATGCGGATCGTGCCAGTCATGGTTATCCGTATGCGGCAGCTAGTACTTCGGGTCTAACAGCACCGTATGCCATGGCTACGAGTTCATCCGCTGCACAGGGCCTACCCAGTGTTGTACACAATGGTAAGGATCATCATGGCGCCGATTTACCAATGCCTTCACAACACAATTCCTCATCCGTGATCTCAACATCATCGCACATATCACCATCAGCTGCCGCTTCGAGTACATCTTCACCACCCTATACTAATTATAAATCGCCATATACCAATTTGTATACCAAATCGCCTGGTCCCTCCAATGGTGGTGGTGCTACTGGTAATGTATCTGGCTTAGGACAAACCAAATCAGCCAATACACCACAGACACCAACACACTCGCAAACAACACAACCGCCAAATGCAGATCATGCACAATGGCCGTTATCGCCTTCGGCAGCAGTCGGTATGTTGGGTTCCGTTTATGACTCTGTGCCGGACAATCCACTCAAGCGTAAAAAACTTTCGTCCATGACTTCAATGTTAATGAACCGCGATACTCCCATACTACGTAACGTCTTGGCACAAGCCAATCCCGCCGACTCATCTCAGCCAATATCATTCTCTATGCCCATCGCCAGCAAGACCGACAACAAATCGAATACCGACAAAAATTCGCCGCATGCCGGTTCAATGGGTGGACACAACAATAACCAAGGTCAGCACTTTAATGGCACCGACTTTGGCAGTGATAAG AAATATCACGATGAACCACATTCGCCTTACACAGATCGTTCGTTTGATGACGACGCCTACGAGGCCAAGGGCAATTATGGTGGCAGCTTTAGCTCTAACTCGAATCAGAAACCCGAATGGAAGCGCTATAAACAATACACACGCAGCGACATAATGTCCGCCATACAATGTGTAAGGGAAGGTATGAGCGCACTGCAAGCATCACGAAAGTTTGGTGTACCGTCACGCACGCTCTACGACAAAGTCAAGAAACTGGGCATAACCACCGGTCGGCCAATGAATCGCACCATGAAACGTAGTCCGAGTAATGTTGATTCAACTGCTGCTTTCTCCTATCCACACGCTTATGGCGCCGAACCCTTAATGTCTTCGATGCATGAGGGACGCAATGATGAACGCGAGCCAAAAGATCACCACCGCGCTGAACATCACCACATGCCACCACAGTTGCCGCATTCTCTATTAGATCATGCATTGCTACAACAAGCGTTGGAGAGTCGTGGAGGCGATATTGCAGGACGCGGCGCACTGTTATTAGCAGCAGCCGCACACGCCGCCGCTAACCGTATCTCAACAAGCCCGGGTCCAAACGGTTCGAGCGCCATGCGTTCACCCAGTCCACCGAATTATGGACGTAAGTACGGACGTGGAAGTGAGCATGACTTTGCCGTGGAGCGGGACGGGCGAAGACGTGAACGCGGTAGAGACAGAGATATGGACTGCAGTCGGGATAATGAACGTCACATGCTGGAGAATGAGCTGGAGCAAGAGCGTGAGCGGGAGCGCGAGCTGACGAATGAAAGCGAACGCGAACGCGAATATGAACGTGAACAGCGCGAATTTGAAAGAAAACGTACGCGCGAATATGAACGCGACATGGAACGCGAACATGCACGCGGTCGTAAGCGTGCCAGCCGAAGACGCTCTCACGACGATGAGGAGACTACGGCACAGGTTGAAGATCTATCTGTAGCGCGCCGCAATTGCTTATCGCCAGCGCCAACAGAATCGCCTTACAGACGTGCGCGTTCACCATCCTACTCGCCACCAccacaaccacaaccaccaTCAGCATCAACACAATCAACAGCGCTCGAATGCAGCAGTGGCGTTATAAAATTGGCAACCGCAACCGCTGTTGCGGTAGCCGCGACAACAGCCGACAATAGTCGTTGTTCGAGCCGCAGTAGTAACGGTTTAACAATGGCTGACAATATCAGCAACGAAGAGTACAACAACGAAACGAGCGCCACGCTAGAAGCCGCAACAACAATGACCGCGATAAAACGTGAAATCATTAGCAGCGATGACGGACGCACCGACTGA